The following proteins come from a genomic window of Melioribacteraceae bacterium 4301-Me:
- a CDS encoding DUF6544 family protein: MKKIVIIIITAPIVFFIVFAFAASFLTNRYIEQKIKTIKLESESNDSGVFTYDRIQNLPENVKNYFQYAIKEGAKIPKSLLIEQKALFKTDESSPYKNLYAEQLFNTQKPEFIWNASINLMPLIWVKGIDSYINGKGNMLIKFLSSVTITDAKGKEIDQGALLRYVLESAWFPTFLALNKNANWKELSDSTAELSLIENGILMNIIFYFNKEHQIIKSKTERYRTTNSGYVLTPYTGYYSNYKLIDNFMVPTHVEVEWNLPTKNLLYGKFDITKVKYSY, translated from the coding sequence ATGAAAAAAATAGTAATCATAATTATAACTGCTCCTATCGTCTTCTTTATTGTTTTTGCCTTTGCTGCATCGTTCCTTACAAACCGCTATATCGAACAGAAAATAAAAACTATTAAACTGGAATCGGAAAGCAACGACTCTGGCGTTTTTACTTACGATAGAATTCAAAACTTACCAGAGAATGTCAAAAATTATTTCCAATATGCAATAAAAGAAGGCGCAAAAATTCCAAAATCTCTTTTAATTGAACAAAAAGCATTGTTTAAAACTGACGAAAGTTCTCCATACAAAAATCTGTATGCCGAACAGTTATTCAATACTCAAAAACCAGAATTTATATGGAATGCTAGTATTAACCTAATGCCTTTAATTTGGGTGAAAGGGATTGATTCATACATCAACGGCAAAGGAAATATGCTCATCAAGTTTCTATCCAGCGTTACTATTACAGATGCTAAAGGGAAAGAAATTGATCAGGGTGCGCTTTTAAGATATGTGCTTGAGTCGGCATGGTTCCCAACTTTTTTGGCTTTGAATAAAAATGCTAATTGGAAAGAATTAAGCGACAGCACCGCCGAGCTAAGTTTAATTGAAAATGGAATCTTGATGAACATCATTTTTTATTTTAACAAAGAGCATCAAATAATAAAATCAAAAACTGAAAGATACCGCACTACAAATTCTGGCTATGTCCTAACCCCATACACTGGTTATTATAGCAATTATAAATTGATTGACAACTTTATGGTTCCTACTCATGTTGAGGTTGAATGGAACCTGCCAACTAAAAATCTTCTTTACGGCAAATTTGATATTACAAAAGTTAAATACAGTTATTAA
- a CDS encoding NifB/NifX family molybdenum-iron cluster-binding protein — MLNPISSGKIAVATNDNIHVTGHVGRCKAFIVFEINGNEIVKKEIRENTFTHHSVGRHDHHEHHHGEGHHHNHQSLIDALSDCSHLIFRSAGWGLIENLRESNITPICTNERDAEIAVKKLMKGELEIIEDAACAHH, encoded by the coding sequence ATGTTGAATCCAATATCTTCAGGAAAAATAGCCGTAGCAACAAACGATAATATTCATGTTACAGGTCATGTGGGCAGATGCAAAGCATTTATTGTTTTTGAAATCAATGGGAACGAAATTGTAAAAAAAGAAATCCGCGAAAATACTTTTACGCATCATTCAGTCGGAAGACATGACCACCACGAGCATCATCATGGTGAAGGACATCATCATAATCACCAGAGTTTAATCGATGCTTTAAGTGATTGTTCACACTTGATATTTCGTTCGGCTGGCTGGGGATTAATTGAAAATTTGAGGGAAAGCAATATCACGCCCATTTGTACAAACGAAAGAGATGCTGAAATAGCTGTTAAAAAATTAATGAAAGGCGAACTTGAAATAATTGAAGATGCTGCTTGTGCACATCATTAA
- a CDS encoding DUF134 domain-containing protein has translation MARPKKCRHIRCSPAANYFKPRGIPMFELEEIVLEADELEALRLADLNGLSHEEAAEKMKISRATFGRILESARRKTADGILNGKAIRIENTIQNYIKTVR, from the coding sequence ATGGCAAGGCCCAAAAAATGCAGACATATAAGATGCAGCCCAGCTGCTAATTATTTTAAGCCGCGCGGAATTCCAATGTTCGAGCTTGAGGAAATTGTTCTGGAAGCTGATGAACTGGAAGCGCTAAGACTGGCAGATTTAAATGGCCTGTCGCACGAGGAAGCTGCAGAAAAGATGAAAATTTCGCGGGCAACTTTTGGCAGAATACTTGAAAGCGCTAGAAGGAAAACTGCGGATGGAATCTTAAATGGGAAAGCTATAAGAATAGAAAACACAATTCAAAATTATATAAAAACAGTGAGGTGA
- a CDS encoding diaminopimelate decarboxylase, which yields MKSKIDIKEISETFKKALDNTEHNSLIKEEDTSIIFYDYTFLKKRLEEIRSSFPQNTLNTVAIKANPLVRILKFFREEKFGLEAASLPELYLAEKSGVHPSKIVFDSPAKTEKELEYALKLGVRINADSFSELERIDKLLKKIKSKSQIGIRINPQVGSGKIKITSTADEYSKFGIPIKNFKDELKNSFTEFPWLTGVHLHIGSQGISLRMLLNGIGVVYEFVEETNNFLQSKKVPNRIKNFDIGGGLPVQYKKNDVEISVSEYAKEIKKNFPALFSKKYKLITEFGRWINANAGWTACKVEYVKKQGGINTAVIHAGADLFLRRVYNPNEWHHDISVLDCNGEVKKGRKKRYVIAGPLCFSGDVISTNILLPEIKPGDFVIIHDTGAYTLSMWSSYNSRQMPKVIAYCENGEKFMVIKKRLTLKNILDFWS from the coding sequence ATGAAGAGTAAAATAGACATTAAAGAAATATCAGAAACTTTTAAGAAAGCTCTCGACAATACGGAGCATAATAGTTTAATAAAAGAAGAAGATACATCAATAATTTTTTACGATTACACTTTTTTAAAAAAACGACTTGAAGAAATTAGAAGCTCATTCCCACAAAACACATTAAACACTGTTGCAATTAAAGCAAATCCACTGGTAAGAATTCTAAAATTTTTTAGAGAAGAAAAATTTGGCCTTGAAGCGGCTTCCCTCCCAGAATTATATTTAGCTGAAAAAAGCGGAGTACATCCTTCAAAAATTGTTTTTGATTCACCGGCTAAAACCGAAAAAGAACTTGAATATGCACTTAAATTAGGCGTAAGAATAAATGCAGATTCGTTTTCTGAGCTTGAAAGAATTGATAAACTGCTGAAAAAAATAAAATCAAAAAGCCAAATAGGAATAAGAATAAACCCGCAGGTTGGCTCAGGTAAAATTAAAATTACTAGTACAGCTGATGAATATTCCAAATTTGGAATTCCAATAAAAAATTTTAAGGATGAATTAAAAAATTCCTTTACTGAATTTCCTTGGCTTACCGGTGTTCATTTGCATATTGGCTCACAAGGAATTTCTTTGAGAATGCTTTTGAACGGGATTGGTGTGGTTTATGAATTTGTAGAAGAGACAAATAATTTTTTGCAGAGTAAGAAAGTTCCAAACAGAATAAAAAATTTCGATATAGGCGGGGGACTACCAGTTCAATACAAAAAAAATGATGTTGAAATCAGCGTCTCGGAATACGCAAAAGAAATAAAGAAAAATTTTCCAGCTTTGTTTTCAAAAAAATATAAACTAATAACAGAATTCGGAAGATGGATAAATGCAAATGCAGGCTGGACAGCTTGCAAAGTTGAGTACGTAAAAAAACAAGGCGGGATAAACACTGCAGTAATTCACGCTGGAGCTGATTTGTTTTTGAGACGCGTCTATAATCCTAACGAATGGCATCATGATATTTCTGTTCTTGATTGTAACGGTGAAGTTAAAAAAGGTAGAAAGAAAAGATACGTTATTGCCGGTCCGTTATGTTTTTCCGGAGATGTAATTTCAACAAATATTCTGCTGCCGGAAATCAAACCAGGCGACTTTGTAATTATTCACGATACTGGTGCGTATACACTTAGTATGTGGTCGAGCTACAACAGTAGACAAATGCCTAAGGTTATTGCTTACTGCGAAAACGGTGAAAAATTTATGGTGATTAAAAAAAGATTAACTCTGAAAAATATCTTGGATTTTTGGTCCTAA
- a CDS encoding CPBP family intramembrane glutamic endopeptidase gives MKKFILSKPVFSFFILSVSWSWLFFYLLTLLKIKSSHYISLSGEKSIIFYLFFLAAAIGPTLAALILSKILEGKISNLLNGLTKRTTKRIWYTIVFIPLLCVLFTRLFFSLFDSPPPINWFGWSSVLFFSFISGFVQELGWRGFAHRKFLEKSSPLITGIVVGFMWGIWSFAYLYWTAGDFFGKLFGVYFIASTFIPLLSYSVIISWIYNYTKGSLLLIILFHSSIFFFQNVFITNGKDANELVKISFIYSMITFVLAAIISLGVKTMWLKNTANSKSFYEE, from the coding sequence ATGAAAAAGTTTATCTTATCTAAACCTGTCTTTTCTTTTTTTATTCTATCAGTTAGTTGGAGCTGGCTATTTTTTTATTTATTAACTCTGCTGAAAATTAAATCGTCACACTACATATCATTAAGCGGCGAAAAATCAATCATATTTTATTTGTTCTTTCTTGCAGCTGCAATTGGCCCTACTTTAGCCGCATTAATATTATCAAAAATTCTTGAAGGAAAAATTTCAAATTTACTTAATGGACTAACAAAACGTACAACAAAAAGAATTTGGTACACTATTGTTTTCATTCCATTACTGTGCGTCTTATTTACTAGATTATTTTTTAGTTTGTTTGATTCACCACCACCGATAAATTGGTTTGGGTGGAGTTCAGTTTTGTTTTTCAGTTTTATTAGTGGATTTGTACAGGAGCTAGGCTGGCGAGGTTTTGCACATAGAAAATTTTTAGAAAAATCTTCCCCGCTAATTACTGGAATAGTGGTTGGATTTATGTGGGGCATTTGGAGTTTTGCCTATTTATATTGGACAGCCGGAGATTTCTTCGGGAAGTTATTCGGTGTTTATTTCATTGCGTCTACTTTCATTCCACTTTTATCTTATTCTGTTATTATTTCATGGATCTATAATTACACTAAAGGAAGCCTCTTACTTATTATCCTTTTCCACTCAAGTATTTTTTTCTTTCAAAATGTTTTTATTACTAATGGAAAAGATGCAAACGAGTTGGTAAAAATTTCTTTTATTTATTCTATGATTACATTTGTTCTTGCAGCAATTATTTCTTTAGGTGTAAAAACAATGTGGTTAAAAAATACAGCTAATTCAAAAAGTTTTTATGAAGAGTAA
- the trmB gene encoding tRNA (guanosine(46)-N7)-methyltransferase TrmB: MGRTKHKKLAEVRTFPNVFDGKQFEVEKEILRYFKNSNPISLEIGCGHGDYTINLAKEFPKKNFIGIDIKGARIWAGAKASLDLKLSNAVFLISRAEWLPELFKNIKFSEIFIPFPDPHLRRKSAPRRLVSLDFLEVYKLLLEKGGRVYFKTDNEELYQFALKNIQSKNLNIIAKSENLYSETQHDFFALIKTKYEKHYLKEGRIIKYICFSFD; this comes from the coding sequence ATGGGAAGGACAAAGCATAAAAAATTAGCCGAAGTGAGAACATTTCCTAATGTGTTTGATGGGAAACAATTTGAAGTAGAAAAAGAAATTCTTCGTTATTTTAAAAACAGCAATCCTATTTCTTTGGAAATAGGTTGTGGGCATGGAGATTACACGATTAATCTTGCAAAAGAATTTCCCAAAAAAAATTTTATTGGGATTGACATCAAAGGCGCTCGGATTTGGGCCGGGGCAAAAGCTTCTTTAGATTTGAAGTTGAGCAATGCTGTATTTTTAATATCCCGTGCCGAATGGCTTCCTGAACTTTTCAAGAACATAAAATTCTCTGAAATTTTTATTCCTTTTCCCGATCCTCATCTAAGAAGAAAAAGTGCACCGCGAAGATTGGTTTCATTGGATTTTTTAGAGGTTTACAAGCTGCTCTTAGAAAAAGGAGGCAGGGTATATTTCAAGACAGATAATGAGGAACTTTACCAATTCGCCTTAAAAAACATTCAATCTAAAAACCTAAATATAATTGCCAAGTCGGAAAATTTGTATTCTGAAACTCAGCATGATTTTTTTGCTTTAATCAAAACTAAGTATGAAAAGCATTATTTAAAAGAAGGAAGGATTATAAAGTATATATGTTTTAGTTTTGATTAA
- a CDS encoding C-GCAxxG-C-C family (seleno)protein, whose product MPREITRKEFLTSTSKYAVGAVAGVVGLNALAGGKILANTKTTWPLPYTQLDPEVVRLKAHHLYWNDKDCASGVFGAFTEALSELLPDPWANIPMEVMLFGRGGGNGWGTLCGAVNGAAAIISLVTSKADSGALINEVWGYYTSSNFPSDAANQAALDGKYEDKKYNDALPQSVSGSVLCHASVTQWCITANKKVSDVERKERCARLAGDVAAKTAEVLNAFFAHTFQSTFVTDPAVAQCMTCHGPSGFNNVMSQMNCKQCHGDPHNVNSVVMSDKNVPNDFQLSQNYPNPFNPSTKLQVAVARAEKVSLIIYDIMGREVKRLIDYEVMQPGKYTVDWDGTDGLGNRVASGIYFARMTAGEFQQTKKMNLVK is encoded by the coding sequence ATGCCACGTGAAATTACAAGGAAAGAATTTTTAACGAGTACATCAAAGTATGCGGTAGGGGCCGTTGCGGGAGTTGTAGGATTAAATGCTCTTGCTGGCGGAAAGATTTTAGCCAATACTAAAACGACATGGCCATTACCGTATACCCAATTGGATCCTGAGGTTGTACGGTTAAAGGCGCATCACCTTTATTGGAATGACAAAGACTGTGCCTCCGGTGTATTTGGAGCCTTTACAGAAGCATTATCTGAATTACTGCCCGACCCATGGGCAAATATTCCAATGGAAGTAATGCTTTTTGGGCGCGGCGGAGGAAACGGCTGGGGTACTCTTTGCGGTGCTGTTAATGGTGCCGCTGCAATTATAAGTTTAGTCACTTCTAAAGCAGATTCCGGGGCACTAATAAATGAAGTGTGGGGTTATTATACTTCTTCAAACTTTCCAAGTGATGCTGCAAATCAAGCTGCTCTTGATGGTAAGTACGAAGACAAAAAGTATAACGATGCATTACCTCAAAGTGTAAGTGGCAGTGTATTATGCCACGCTTCTGTAACTCAATGGTGTATTACCGCTAACAAAAAAGTAAGTGATGTTGAAAGAAAAGAAAGATGTGCTCGTTTGGCAGGTGACGTTGCTGCAAAAACAGCTGAAGTGTTAAATGCCTTTTTCGCTCATACATTTCAATCTACTTTTGTAACCGATCCCGCTGTAGCACAGTGTATGACTTGTCATGGGCCATCAGGGTTCAACAATGTAATGAGTCAAATGAATTGCAAACAATGTCACGGTGACCCGCATAATGTGAATAGTGTTGTTATGAGTGATAAAAATGTACCAAACGATTTTCAGTTGTCGCAAAATTATCCAAATCCATTTAATCCATCCACCAAATTACAAGTAGCTGTTGCCCGAGCAGAAAAAGTATCTTTAATTATCTATGATATTATGGGCAGAGAAGTGAAAAGATTAATTGATTATGAGGTAATGCAGCCAGGCAAATATACGGTAGACTGGGATGGTACTGATGGTCTTGGCAATAGAGTTGCAAGCGGCATTTACTTTGCAAGAATGACAGCCGGAGAATTCCAGCAAACTAAAAAAATGAACCTTGTTAAATAA
- a CDS encoding tol-pal system YbgF family protein encodes MSEMLGNYHFLIRNYSSAIREFEKIVNNSAAKKTQKKLIICYTQTGQLDKALDLFYKLIREDIRLITNTNPEKEDCPCPELTKKLEEEFLEKKDSYETNVELGILWLYCDKGKSLEYFQNAEKINSSDERISSIIQILKQTNKNHN; translated from the coding sequence ATGAGCGAGATGTTAGGAAATTACCATTTTCTAATTCGGAATTATTCTTCAGCAATTAGAGAATTTGAAAAAATAGTTAATAATTCTGCTGCGAAAAAAACACAAAAGAAACTAATAATATGCTATACACAAACGGGTCAGTTGGATAAGGCGTTGGACCTTTTTTACAAACTTATTAGAGAGGATATAAGATTAATAACCAATACTAATCCAGAAAAAGAAGATTGCCCTTGTCCAGAATTAACTAAAAAATTAGAAGAAGAATTTTTAGAGAAAAAAGACAGCTATGAAACCAACGTTGAACTAGGAATACTATGGCTTTATTGTGATAAAGGAAAATCCTTAGAATATTTTCAAAATGCTGAGAAAATTAATTCATCTGACGAAAGAATATCTTCCATTATTCAAATACTAAAACAAACGAATAAAAATCACAATTAA
- a CDS encoding sigma-54 interaction domain-containing protein, giving the protein MSDISKLKSEILDSLAEGLFTVDMDFRIDFFNHAAEKITGFKKEEVIGKHCKDIFQTEFCTFECPLAKVLESGRSIYDLKTKFHCKNSNPIPIKLNAAVLKNSERYPIGGVISFRDISFDSAVDNYLKENTNFHGIVGHTKVMNDIFYLIQEIACTDVPVLIEGETGTGKEMIANAIQATSKRRKEKFIKVNCSVLPPNLLASELFGHTKGAFTDAVKDRIGRFELADKGTIFLDEIGEMPLQMQALLLRVIQEGTFERLGESITRKVDVRIIAATNINIKEAIKNGSFREDLYYRLNVVPIYLPPLRARKDDIPFLIKHFIQRFNLLYNKEIEYIEDDALNAMLNYYWPGNIRELENAVEYAFIRNKEENKITLCSLPSYIIKYSDCQKDKELGKLNIDTNQLISLLNKYQWNKTKVAQVLGVNRTTIWRHLKSIRTQDS; this is encoded by the coding sequence ATGAGTGATATATCTAAACTAAAATCGGAAATACTTGATTCTTTAGCTGAAGGATTGTTCACAGTTGATATGGATTTTAGAATCGATTTTTTTAATCATGCTGCTGAAAAGATTACTGGTTTTAAAAAAGAAGAAGTAATAGGAAAACATTGTAAAGATATATTTCAGACCGAATTCTGCACTTTTGAATGTCCCTTAGCTAAAGTATTGGAGTCTGGTAGAAGCATTTATGATTTAAAGACCAAATTCCACTGCAAGAACTCTAATCCTATTCCAATTAAACTAAATGCGGCAGTGTTGAAGAACTCAGAACGTTATCCGATAGGAGGCGTGATTTCTTTTAGAGATATTTCTTTTGATTCTGCTGTAGACAATTATTTAAAAGAAAATACTAACTTTCATGGCATTGTTGGTCACACTAAAGTAATGAACGATATTTTTTATTTAATACAAGAAATTGCATGCACTGACGTTCCAGTATTGATAGAAGGTGAAACTGGCACGGGTAAAGAGATGATTGCCAATGCAATTCAGGCTACCAGCAAAAGAAGAAAAGAGAAATTTATTAAAGTTAATTGCTCTGTTTTGCCACCTAATTTACTTGCAAGCGAATTATTTGGTCATACAAAAGGGGCTTTTACAGACGCTGTAAAAGATAGAATAGGCAGGTTCGAGCTTGCTGATAAAGGAACAATTTTTTTAGATGAAATTGGTGAAATGCCTCTCCAAATGCAGGCTCTGCTTCTTAGAGTTATTCAAGAAGGTACGTTTGAAAGATTAGGTGAGTCCATTACAAGAAAAGTGGATGTAAGAATAATTGCTGCTACTAACATAAATATTAAGGAAGCAATTAAAAATGGTAGCTTCAGAGAAGATTTGTATTACCGGTTAAATGTAGTACCAATTTACTTACCACCTTTACGAGCAAGAAAAGATGACATTCCATTCTTAATAAAACATTTTATACAGAGATTTAATCTGCTTTATAATAAGGAAATTGAATATATTGAGGATGATGCATTAAATGCAATGTTAAACTATTATTGGCCGGGCAATATTCGTGAACTCGAAAATGCTGTTGAATACGCATTTATTAGAAACAAAGAAGAGAATAAAATAACATTATGCAGTTTGCCATCTTATATTATTAAGTATTCTGATTGCCAAAAAGATAAAGAGTTAGGCAAACTAAATATTGATACAAACCAGCTTATAAGTCTGTTGAATAAATATCAATGGAACAAGACCAAAGTTGCACAAGTTCTTGGTGTTAATAGAACAACTATCTGGCGTCATTTAAAATCAATAAGAACTCAAGACAGTTAA
- a CDS encoding HAD family acid phosphatase — protein sequence MRKIYILILFFCFVSSYYAQKIVNLQEAKKTVEDYYESGQYEIDLKKIISEAESKINKLSLPLNSAVIFDVDETALSNYEIIKDINFGYEPNLWDKWVKESKAPAILEVKKFYDWLLSKKIKIIFLSGRTIDEEQATIKNLKNAGYSVFDTLITKKPNDQKISTAVFKEREREKLSKKGYHIIACIGDQWSDMKGKYTGIKIKLPNYMYIIN from the coding sequence ATGAGAAAGATATATATTCTTATTCTTTTCTTCTGTTTTGTTTCCAGCTACTATGCTCAAAAAATTGTTAATCTGCAGGAAGCTAAAAAAACTGTAGAAGACTATTACGAATCTGGACAATATGAAATTGACCTCAAAAAAATAATTTCTGAGGCTGAGAGCAAGATAAATAAATTATCCCTCCCACTAAATTCAGCAGTAATTTTCGATGTAGACGAAACTGCTCTTTCTAACTATGAAATTATTAAGGATATTAATTTCGGCTATGAACCGAACCTTTGGGATAAATGGGTCAAGGAGAGCAAGGCACCAGCAATATTAGAAGTAAAGAAATTTTACGACTGGTTGCTTTCAAAAAAAATTAAAATAATTTTTCTTTCAGGTAGAACTATCGATGAAGAACAAGCAACAATTAAAAATCTGAAAAATGCGGGTTATTCAGTCTTTGATACTTTGATAACTAAAAAACCTAATGACCAAAAAATATCCACAGCTGTTTTTAAAGAACGTGAAAGAGAAAAACTTTCTAAAAAAGGTTATCATATAATTGCATGCATAGGTGATCAATGGAGCGATATGAAAGGAAAATACACCGGCATTAAAATAAAACTACCTAATTATATGTATATAATAAATTAA